Proteins from one Paenibacillus amylolyticus genomic window:
- a CDS encoding IucA/IucC family protein: MTITGQLSYYSAMGEHEYHSMESGGEAVHYRDLVRWITCELSGEGAQGASSNQHGVPKRAMEMKRSLEVENVHPWSENASRLEAAYARDFAQKVDNSVGNLTLYIEQAAGLDIHDYRTSEQSLLYGHPFHPFPKNSKGFSDQDVQKYSPELRASFQLCYIAVRQDVYVQEWVDDEAVMNLHDLLRTHVEPILKEKSELYGLLPVHPWQYTYISQLTEVQSYIRDEKLILLDSAGPTVYPTSSVRTVYVPSWNCNIKLSLNMQITNMIRTNSAEQMRRTLDASTYVRQA, encoded by the coding sequence GTGACAATCACGGGACAACTATCCTATTACTCTGCCATGGGAGAGCATGAATACCACAGCATGGAATCTGGAGGGGAAGCGGTCCATTATCGCGACCTGGTTCGCTGGATCACATGTGAGCTAAGTGGAGAGGGGGCACAGGGAGCGAGTTCGAATCAACATGGAGTGCCGAAGCGTGCGATGGAAATGAAACGTTCACTTGAGGTGGAGAATGTACATCCATGGAGTGAGAATGCGAGTCGACTAGAGGCGGCGTATGCCAGAGATTTTGCACAAAAGGTAGATAACAGTGTGGGCAACCTGACGTTGTATATCGAACAAGCAGCCGGTCTCGATATCCACGACTATCGCACATCGGAACAGTCACTGTTATATGGTCATCCGTTCCATCCATTTCCGAAGAACTCTAAAGGCTTCAGCGATCAGGATGTTCAGAAGTACAGCCCGGAGCTGCGCGCATCGTTTCAGCTCTGTTATATCGCCGTAAGGCAGGATGTCTACGTGCAGGAATGGGTGGATGACGAGGCGGTAATGAATCTGCATGATCTTCTGCGGACCCATGTGGAGCCTATTTTAAAAGAAAAGAGTGAACTGTATGGGCTGCTGCCCGTCCATCCATGGCAATACACGTACATATCACAGTTGACCGAGGTACAGTCTTATATTCGAGATGAAAAACTGATTCTGCTTGACAGTGCAGGGCCAACCGTGTATCCAACTTCTTCGGTCCGGACGGTGTATGTTCCGTCATGGAACTGCAATATCAAGCTGTCACTGAACATGCAGATTACCAATATGATTCGCACCAACAGTGCAGAGCAGATGCGCAGAACACTGGATGCCTCCACATACGTCAGGCAGGCATGA
- a CDS encoding MFS transporter, with protein MIKRHAVLLAILFGAFSLVLTNSAFNLLLPYFVQYYQISTTAGGWIIALYMLAMTLTMPLASLIVDRLGRKQTYMLGITIYGVFSVTGALFYHSIEVLLLVRFMHGVAAGLMIPLSLVLLFDVYGPEVRGRITGAWGLLLMLAPAAGPTLGGFIIQYGRLEMLFWLNVPLAVFSFIGCGRVIQKYIPTRRKKWHPISVMLLICAVGALSLGVQLYASPVVAVWVPWLLIALGVVLLIRFVQTENSRKEPLIRYHLLRRNAVFPLTVLISTIQDCVMFGVIFALPLLFQDVFHLSPAQSGALFIPLSICTSLFMWIGGSLLDRGRSMHFIAWGTLLVSVSILSFAVLPMGAPIWIIGMLMACRGVGVGLSGMSISAIGLQALPEEDMHEGSVLSTTIERLASSFAVMGMTLYYDMRWQWLAGAGTSMEMAKWGALKEICIGLGCAILLTLPLVLLITRKKVGIIVRDGKQAPV; from the coding sequence ATGATAAAGAGGCATGCCGTATTACTCGCGATTCTGTTTGGTGCCTTTTCGCTGGTGCTGACCAATAGTGCATTTAACCTGCTGCTGCCTTATTTTGTGCAATATTATCAGATCTCTACGACAGCAGGCGGATGGATCATCGCCCTGTACATGCTGGCCATGACGTTAACGATGCCGCTGGCTTCCCTGATCGTGGACCGACTGGGCCGTAAGCAGACGTATATGCTTGGCATCACAATCTATGGCGTGTTCTCGGTGACAGGTGCACTATTTTATCACTCGATTGAGGTACTGTTGCTGGTCCGTTTCATGCATGGGGTTGCCGCCGGGCTGATGATTCCGTTATCACTTGTACTGCTGTTTGATGTATATGGACCAGAGGTAAGGGGACGAATTACTGGCGCGTGGGGGTTGCTGCTTATGTTGGCTCCAGCGGCCGGGCCTACGCTGGGTGGCTTCATCATTCAGTATGGGCGGCTGGAAATGCTGTTCTGGCTTAATGTTCCGCTGGCTGTATTCTCATTCATCGGGTGCGGTCGAGTCATTCAGAAGTATATCCCTACCCGCAGGAAAAAATGGCATCCAATCAGTGTGATGCTGCTGATCTGCGCGGTAGGTGCCCTTAGTCTGGGCGTACAGTTGTATGCGAGTCCTGTTGTGGCGGTATGGGTACCTTGGCTGCTGATTGCGCTTGGTGTGGTGTTACTCATACGTTTTGTCCAGACCGAGAACAGTCGCAAGGAACCACTAATAAGGTACCATCTGCTGCGGCGTAATGCCGTCTTTCCACTGACCGTGCTGATCTCGACCATTCAGGATTGTGTCATGTTTGGCGTGATCTTTGCGTTGCCGTTATTGTTCCAGGATGTCTTCCACCTGTCGCCGGCCCAGTCCGGTGCGCTGTTCATTCCCTTGTCAATCTGCACCAGTCTGTTCATGTGGATTGGCGGCAGCTTGCTGGATCGTGGTCGGTCCATGCATTTTATCGCATGGGGCACGTTGCTGGTGTCGGTATCAATCCTGTCGTTTGCTGTTCTGCCGATGGGAGCCCCGATCTGGATCATTGGTATGCTCATGGCGTGCCGGGGAGTTGGCGTTGGTCTGTCAGGCATGAGTATATCTGCTATTGGTCTACAAGCGTTGCCGGAGGAAGACATGCATGAAGGTTCGGTGTTATCGACCACGATTGAGCGACTGGCTTCTTCGTTTGCGGTGATGGGCATGACCCTGTATTACGATATGCGCTGGCAATGGCTTGCCGGGGCAGGAACGTCCATGGAGATGGCAAAATGGGGAGCGCTCAAAGAAATCTGTATCGGCCTTGGCTGCGCCATACTGCTTACACTTCCCCTGGTCCTACTTATAACCCGAAAGAAGGTTGGCATCATTGTTCGAGATGGAAAACAGGCTCCGGTCTGA
- a CDS encoding ATP-grasp domain-containing protein, with translation MFPKGIHNLQNRLIISKAREMGITCEPLLEGCEDFLKLSVGDEQIIINKTRSHRLPLIAGLLAKNKQACNKLLHKQGMPVPTFIVIPEMGSEAADFLERHGSIVVKPLDASSSMGVTLDVRTQDELETAIQLASVHGSSIMLQQYVIGIDYRVLIINDEVAAVNQYRPVYVEGDGTSTVRALIEQLNQERIKMTFIGEYEAFPQVDVKAERLFEVLRAQGLTMNEVPAAGREIELYDLRNSAAGKISEYYRDCTEIIHPENARMIIEAAKTLQIDVAGIDVRCRDIRTPFSGDQGAFWK, from the coding sequence GTGTTTCCGAAAGGGATTCATAATTTGCAAAACCGACTCATTATAAGCAAAGCGAGAGAAATGGGCATCACCTGTGAGCCTCTTCTTGAGGGATGCGAAGACTTTCTGAAACTGTCTGTAGGGGACGAGCAGATCATCATTAACAAAACCAGATCTCATCGTCTGCCGTTAATCGCTGGATTGCTTGCGAAGAACAAGCAGGCATGTAACAAGTTGTTGCATAAACAGGGTATGCCTGTACCGACATTTATCGTGATCCCGGAGATGGGAAGCGAAGCAGCAGATTTTCTGGAAAGGCATGGCTCCATTGTCGTGAAACCGCTGGATGCAAGCAGCAGCATGGGCGTGACGCTGGATGTACGTACCCAGGATGAGCTGGAGACAGCCATTCAGCTTGCGAGTGTGCATGGCAGCAGCATTATGTTGCAGCAATATGTGATCGGAATCGATTACAGAGTCCTGATTATTAACGATGAAGTGGCGGCTGTGAACCAGTATCGGCCTGTCTATGTCGAGGGAGACGGAACTTCAACCGTTCGGGCGTTAATCGAGCAGTTGAATCAGGAACGAATCAAGATGACGTTCATTGGCGAGTATGAAGCGTTTCCCCAGGTTGATGTAAAGGCTGAACGTCTCTTCGAGGTATTGCGTGCACAAGGGCTAACAATGAATGAAGTACCTGCTGCTGGTAGAGAAATCGAGCTCTATGATCTTCGTAACTCTGCCGCCGGAAAAATCAGTGAATACTACAGGGATTGTACCGAAATCATTCACCCCGAGAATGCCCGAATGATCATTGAGGCAGCGAAGACGCTTCAGATCGATGTAGCAGGAATCGATGTTCGTTGTCGAGATATCCGTACTCCGTTCTCGGGTGATCAGGGGGCATTCTGGAAGTAA
- a CDS encoding ABC transporter ATP-binding protein, with amino-acid sequence MSILEAKELTISYGADPIIENLNLTIPKGQITVLIGSNGCGKSTLLRTMARLLKSSSGSVLLDGEEIAKLPTKEISRRMSILPQGPTAPEGLTVNQLVKQGRYPHQTWLKQWSREDERMVKLALESTHLTELADRPVDALSGGQRQRAWIAMTLAQGTETLLLDEPTTYLDMTHQIDILDLLFELNEREGRTIVMVLHDLNLACRYAHHIVAVHNKSIYAEGKPEDIVTQEMVRKVFQMECEIAVDPLFGTPTCIPHGRGRKLNGEQRYTQLA; translated from the coding sequence GTGAGTATTCTGGAAGCCAAGGAGCTTACGATCTCCTATGGAGCAGATCCCATTATTGAAAATTTGAACTTGACCATTCCCAAGGGACAGATTACCGTCCTGATTGGCAGCAACGGCTGCGGCAAATCTACGCTGCTGCGTACGATGGCCCGGTTGCTGAAATCCAGTTCCGGTTCGGTGCTGCTGGATGGTGAAGAGATTGCGAAGCTGCCGACCAAGGAGATTTCAAGACGCATGTCCATCCTGCCACAGGGTCCGACTGCTCCGGAAGGCCTGACGGTGAATCAACTGGTTAAGCAAGGACGTTATCCGCATCAAACGTGGCTGAAGCAATGGTCACGAGAGGATGAGCGCATGGTCAAGCTGGCACTGGAGTCCACGCATCTGACTGAACTTGCGGATCGTCCTGTAGATGCCCTGTCCGGTGGACAACGTCAGCGTGCCTGGATTGCGATGACCCTCGCGCAGGGCACCGAAACGCTGCTGCTGGATGAACCTACAACCTATCTGGATATGACCCATCAGATTGATATCCTCGATCTGTTGTTTGAACTGAATGAAAGGGAAGGACGCACGATTGTGATGGTGCTTCATGATCTGAATCTGGCATGTCGCTATGCACATCATATTGTGGCTGTTCACAATAAGTCCATCTACGCGGAAGGGAAGCCAGAAGATATCGTTACGCAAGAGATGGTCCGCAAGGTCTTTCAGATGGAGTGTGAGATTGCAGTCGATCCACTGTTTGGCACACCGACATGCATCCCGCATGGAAGGGGCAGGAAGCTGAATGGAGAACAGCGTTACACCCAGCTGGCTTGA
- a CDS encoding iron ABC transporter permease, with protein sequence MFPLFTKASAKIYGLVGLFILLLLACTASMILGRTHITFQMAWDALQFYDDSSVEHVVLLTERLPRTIIAAVVGASLAVAGGLMQALTRNPLASPSVFGINAGAIFFIVIAIVVLSVSSLTTMMWFGFAGAAVAAAIVYALGSLGRDGLTPIKIVLAGTAISALFASFTQAILVLDGTGLQDVLFWLAGSVSGRTLDMLYPVLPYMTVAAIVSLFMGRAINLLLTGDDIAKGMGQNVLLVKVLMGVVTVLLAGGSVAVAGSIGLVGLVVPHIMRALVGNDYRWLVPYSIVGGAILLLSADVVARLVIMPQEVPLGVMTALIGGPFFVYIARKGVTKI encoded by the coding sequence ATGTTTCCCCTTTTTACAAAGGCAAGCGCCAAGATCTATGGGCTGGTTGGTTTATTCATATTACTTCTACTTGCTTGCACAGCCAGTATGATTCTGGGACGCACGCATATCACATTTCAGATGGCATGGGATGCGCTGCAATTCTATGACGATAGCTCGGTGGAACATGTGGTGCTCCTGACGGAGCGGCTGCCACGTACAATTATTGCTGCTGTCGTTGGTGCAAGTTTGGCTGTAGCGGGTGGACTGATGCAGGCATTAACACGTAACCCGCTTGCCTCACCAAGTGTGTTCGGGATCAATGCAGGGGCGATCTTTTTTATTGTCATTGCTATTGTAGTATTGTCCGTATCCTCGCTGACCACCATGATGTGGTTTGGTTTTGCCGGAGCTGCGGTTGCCGCGGCGATTGTGTATGCCTTGGGATCCCTCGGTCGGGATGGCCTGACACCGATCAAAATTGTACTGGCAGGGACGGCAATCTCGGCATTGTTTGCCTCGTTCACACAAGCCATTCTCGTACTGGATGGAACCGGATTGCAGGATGTACTGTTCTGGCTGGCCGGTTCAGTTAGCGGGCGGACATTGGATATGTTATATCCCGTTCTGCCGTACATGACAGTCGCAGCCATTGTCTCTCTGTTCATGGGCAGAGCGATCAATCTGTTGTTGACGGGTGACGATATCGCCAAAGGCATGGGACAGAACGTACTTCTGGTCAAGGTGCTCATGGGCGTTGTTACCGTATTGCTGGCGGGTGGTTCAGTTGCTGTAGCCGGTTCGATCGGTCTTGTCGGTCTGGTTGTTCCCCATATCATGCGTGCACTGGTAGGCAATGATTACCGCTGGCTCGTTCCTTACTCTATAGTCGGAGGTGCCATTCTGCTGCTGTCCGCAGATGTGGTGGCTAGACTGGTGATCATGCCGCAGGAAGTTCCACTCGGTGTCATGACTGCGTTGATTGGCGGACCATTCTTCGTGTACATCGCCCGCAAGGGGGTGACGAAGATATGA
- a CDS encoding iron-siderophore ABC transporter substrate-binding protein, with the protein MYKVKKKLYIYAALILMISLLAGCASGGSAETTNTSSQAASSNESNNESDATASATEDQTRVIKHAMGETTIKGTPQKIVTLFQGANDVVVALGVKPAGVVESWVQQPVYEYLRADLDGVPQVGQESQPNLEEINKLKPDLIIATKIRHEEIYEQLSQIAPTVVTETLFDWKETVKIAGEAMNMVEQSNKLLSDWDVRVADFKEKMGDRLPIEATITNFRADQVRIFYMGYAGKILKELGFTRPEGHDADTWGVELTSKENIPDMNADMIFNFNSGTETDAIQKNYDDWTSSPLWKNLDAVKNNQLIQVDEVAWNMAGGYTSANMMLDDLYKQFNLN; encoded by the coding sequence ATGTATAAAGTAAAGAAAAAGCTATACATTTATGCAGCACTTATTCTGATGATTTCGCTACTTGCTGGTTGTGCTTCGGGGGGAAGTGCCGAGACAACGAATACTTCCAGCCAAGCTGCAAGCAGCAATGAGAGCAATAATGAAAGTGATGCCACTGCCAGTGCGACTGAAGATCAGACCCGAGTGATCAAACATGCCATGGGCGAAACAACAATAAAGGGAACACCACAAAAGATTGTTACCCTGTTCCAGGGTGCGAATGATGTAGTCGTTGCACTGGGTGTGAAACCGGCAGGCGTGGTTGAATCATGGGTTCAACAGCCAGTCTATGAATATCTGAGAGCGGATCTGGACGGAGTTCCACAAGTAGGACAGGAATCCCAGCCCAATCTGGAAGAGATCAACAAGTTGAAACCGGATTTGATTATTGCTACAAAGATCAGACATGAAGAGATCTATGAACAATTGTCTCAGATCGCACCAACCGTAGTGACGGAGACCCTGTTCGACTGGAAAGAAACGGTGAAAATAGCGGGTGAAGCGATGAATATGGTTGAGCAATCGAACAAGCTATTGTCCGATTGGGATGTGCGTGTAGCTGATTTCAAAGAGAAGATGGGCGATCGTCTGCCAATTGAAGCAACCATTACGAACTTCAGAGCCGATCAGGTTCGTATTTTCTACATGGGTTATGCAGGTAAAATTCTGAAAGAGCTTGGATTCACCAGACCTGAAGGACATGATGCAGATACTTGGGGAGTTGAATTGACTTCCAAAGAGAACATTCCGGATATGAATGCGGACATGATCTTTAACTTCAATTCAGGCACCGAGACCGATGCCATTCAGAAAAATTACGATGATTGGACCAGCAGTCCGCTGTGGAAGAATCTTGATGCAGTCAAGAACAACCAACTGATTCAGGTTGATGAAGTGGCCTGGAATATGGCAGGTGGATATACATCGGCCAACATGATGCTGGACGATCTATATAAGCAGTTCAACCTGAACTAA
- a CDS encoding fatty acid--CoA ligase family protein: MHRADRLLHRFRRQIRPLRTIPFMMFDHIGGVNTMLQSLSSGGCLCIIADRSPEEVCRTIEKFRVQALPVSPTFMNLLLLGRNDEGYDLSSLEVVSYGSEVMPPSVLAAWNRRFPQIRTIQAYGMSELGILPTRSKEPGSLLFSIQDEEVKYRVVEGELQIHTATAMIGYLNAPSPFTEDGWLRTGDEAVLEQGYIRILGRRSEIINIGDGRYILLRSRVFWKRWNVLKRPSFRESRVASPVRE; encoded by the coding sequence GTGCATCGTGCAGATCGGCTGTTACATCGTTTTCGACGACAGATTCGGCCCTTGCGAACGATCCCATTCATGATGTTTGATCATATCGGCGGTGTGAATACCATGCTGCAATCCCTGTCCAGTGGGGGATGTCTGTGTATCATTGCGGATCGCTCTCCTGAAGAAGTGTGCCGGACGATTGAGAAGTTTCGTGTGCAGGCACTGCCTGTCTCCCCAACATTCATGAATCTGTTGCTGCTGGGCAGAAATGATGAAGGGTATGATCTGTCGAGTCTCGAAGTGGTGTCATACGGATCGGAAGTGATGCCTCCATCTGTTCTGGCAGCCTGGAACCGGAGATTTCCACAGATTAGGACGATACAAGCCTATGGTATGTCTGAATTGGGCATACTGCCAACCCGTTCCAAAGAACCAGGATCTCTGCTGTTCTCCATTCAAGATGAAGAGGTCAAGTACCGGGTGGTGGAAGGAGAATTGCAGATTCATACAGCAACAGCGATGATCGGATATCTGAATGCACCATCACCTTTTACGGAGGATGGATGGCTGCGAACCGGAGATGAAGCTGTATTGGAGCAGGGGTACATTCGCATTTTGGGCCGCCGTTCGGAGATTATTAACATAGGGGACGGAAGGTATATCCTGCTGAGGTCGAGGGTGTTCTGGAAGAGATGGAATGTATTGAAGCGGCCGTCGTTTCGGGAGAGCAGAGTGGCATCACCGGTCAGAGAGTGA